In Vibrio alfacsensis, the following proteins share a genomic window:
- a CDS encoding methyl-accepting chemotaxis protein, producing the protein MFWQKLKRENEELKSEIATLRAKYDADMQSMRQQLDSALQEVQISRENEELNKQVTLSSLEGSLMLETIRTQMATSAESLQAENEELKLLDEMFAQTHQALARLESRADKISHHAGSSMAAVQSLDSTANSITQFVSTIKEISDQTNLLALNAAIEAARAGEAGRGFAVVADEVRGLAAKAHETSGKIDQLVNQIVSQVSEIKEAISENQSCAEEVSASSSQIGCIVNEVVVKSGHMQRVIFLASTRSFLDTVKLDHAVWKQNLYKLVEAEAFDEHVSEHTECRLGEWYYRGSGKQYGQLRSFALLEEPHKEVHEYGKNALKFGKNSDTYSMIQAIKAMEKASCEVVYQIDCLMDDITKAKFG; encoded by the coding sequence GTGTTTTGGCAAAAATTAAAACGTGAAAATGAAGAGCTAAAGAGTGAAATCGCAACCTTGAGGGCTAAGTATGATGCAGATATGCAATCTATGCGTCAGCAGCTTGACTCTGCCTTACAAGAGGTACAAATTTCGCGAGAAAATGAAGAACTGAACAAACAGGTTACGCTTTCAAGCCTTGAGGGGAGCTTGATGCTTGAAACCATTCGTACGCAAATGGCAACAAGCGCGGAATCTTTGCAAGCGGAGAATGAAGAGTTAAAACTCTTGGATGAAATGTTTGCTCAAACTCATCAAGCGCTTGCCCGTTTGGAAAGTCGAGCAGATAAAATTAGTCATCATGCCGGCAGCAGTATGGCGGCGGTACAAAGTTTGGATAGCACTGCGAACTCAATCACCCAGTTTGTATCAACCATTAAAGAGATCTCAGACCAAACAAATTTACTTGCTTTGAACGCAGCGATAGAGGCTGCTAGGGCAGGGGAAGCTGGTAGAGGCTTTGCTGTCGTGGCCGATGAAGTCCGAGGCCTCGCGGCGAAAGCACATGAAACAAGCGGAAAAATAGACCAGCTTGTTAACCAAATCGTATCTCAAGTTTCTGAAATAAAAGAGGCGATTTCAGAGAACCAAAGTTGTGCGGAAGAAGTGTCGGCTTCATCATCGCAAATTGGCTGCATCGTGAACGAGGTCGTAGTGAAATCTGGGCACATGCAACGAGTTATTTTCTTAGCATCAACTCGCTCATTCCTTGATACAGTGAAACTCGATCACGCGGTATGGAAGCAGAACTTATACAAACTTGTTGAAGCCGAAGCGTTTGATGAACATGTTTCTGAACATACCGAATGCCGACTTGGTGAATGGTATTATCGAGGTTCTGGCAAACAATATGGGCAATTACGTAGCTTTGCGTTGCTTGAAGAACCGCATAAAGAAGTTCATGAATACGGTAAAAATGCGCTTAAATTTGGTAAGAACTCCGATACCTACTCGATGATTCAAGCGATTAAGGCGATGGAGAAAGCGAGTTGTGAGGTGGTGTATCAGATTGACTGCTTGATGGACGACATCACGAAAGCGAAATTCGGATAA
- a CDS encoding VOC family protein — protein sequence MKMSHIGIMVSDMDKAVEFYTQALGLKVVMGNTKVVEERETAIGRMCIAVFGEGFKGFNIAHLVTSDGIGFELFEMVDHEERHIVDFSRIGLFHFSLQTDDFEGVIKRTEELGGKVRMDIMRYHPEDDSKPAKMVYLEDPFGTLFELYSHTYEETYASDYE from the coding sequence ATGAAAATGAGTCATATCGGCATCATGGTAAGTGACATGGATAAAGCGGTTGAGTTTTACACTCAAGCTCTCGGCCTAAAAGTAGTAATGGGCAACACCAAAGTTGTGGAAGAGCGTGAAACTGCAATCGGAAGAATGTGTATTGCCGTATTCGGTGAAGGCTTTAAAGGATTCAACATCGCGCACCTTGTCACATCAGATGGTATTGGCTTTGAGCTGTTTGAGATGGTTGATCACGAAGAGCGCCATATCGTCGACTTTTCTCGCATCGGTTTGTTCCACTTTTCTCTACAAACCGACGACTTTGAAGGCGTGATAAAACGTACTGAAGAATTAGGCGGTAAAGTACGTATGGACATCATGCGCTACCACCCAGAAGACGACAGCAAACCAGCAAAAATGGTTTACCTAGAAGACCCGTTTGGCACGCTATTTGAGCTTTACTCGCACACTTACGAAGAAACTTACGCGTCTGATTATGAATAA
- a CDS encoding DUF4144 family protein: MITWPCVLKLDGDDELVYLDSPKKLNIECQALIWGEDDVVIDAKGQCYALQASTDHSLELRPLPQTLNLQEVTTLIQKHEFSQAQTCLIKIHFSSVQQAIEALSH, translated from the coding sequence ATGATAACATGGCCTTGCGTACTCAAGCTCGATGGCGACGATGAACTGGTTTATTTAGATTCACCAAAAAAATTGAATATTGAATGCCAAGCATTGATTTGGGGCGAAGACGACGTTGTGATTGATGCAAAAGGCCAGTGCTATGCCTTACAAGCAAGTACTGACCACTCCTTGGAATTAAGACCATTGCCTCAAACATTAAACTTACAAGAAGTAACAACGCTCATTCAAAAGCACGAGTTTAGTCAGGCACAAACTTGCCTCATTAAAATTCACTTTTCATCGGTTCAGCAAGCCATCGAAGCGCTATCTCACTAA
- a CDS encoding DUF924 family protein, translating to MYQDILTFWFEELEPKDWFVSNADVDKQIESRFLTTLEQATRSELFSWRDTAQGRLAEIIVLDQFSRNVYRDTPNAFAQDALALALAQEAIRLGLDRDLNDVERSFLYMPFMHSESQLIHKEAEKLFKTLGRESNYEFELKHKVIIDRFGRYPHRNAILGRDSTEEEKAFLQLPDSSF from the coding sequence ATGTACCAAGATATTCTCACATTCTGGTTTGAAGAACTGGAGCCAAAAGATTGGTTTGTTAGCAATGCTGATGTCGACAAACAAATCGAAAGTCGCTTTCTAACGACTTTGGAGCAGGCTACACGATCAGAGCTATTTAGTTGGCGCGATACCGCACAAGGTCGCCTTGCAGAAATCATCGTACTCGACCAGTTTTCTCGCAATGTCTACCGCGATACACCAAACGCTTTTGCTCAAGATGCACTCGCGCTCGCACTTGCCCAAGAAGCGATTCGTTTGGGTTTAGACCGAGATTTAAATGACGTTGAGCGCAGTTTCTTATACATGCCATTTATGCACAGTGAATCTCAACTGATTCATAAAGAGGCCGAGAAACTGTTTAAAACACTGGGTCGAGAGTCTAACTATGAGTTCGAACTGAAGCATAAAGTGATCATTGATCGTTTTGGTCGCTACCCACACCGAAATGCAATATTAGGTCGTGACAGCACAGAAGAAGAGAAAGCGTTTTTACAGCTACCCGATTCTAGTTTTTAG
- a CDS encoding type II secretion system protein — translation MKQKGFTLLEISIVIATLGSIALAAMPVLLDIHRQAYAAMLQSSHSSLNTALKFFHARVVIDDAENERQIIYIDRNVKLLNGMPEASADSIRALLEIALPVAGGSQIDEPCEGSDFCIIGQQYPNSANFVDIPDYQFSDYSGLDRVVYVWPQGYTLAEEECYFYYVNQSSTESVVKGV, via the coding sequence GTGAAGCAAAAAGGATTCACCTTATTGGAAATTTCAATTGTCATTGCAACGCTCGGTTCGATTGCGTTGGCGGCTATGCCGGTTTTACTTGATATTCATCGTCAAGCTTACGCGGCAATGTTGCAAAGCTCCCATTCTTCCTTGAATACCGCACTCAAATTTTTTCATGCCAGAGTGGTTATTGATGATGCGGAAAATGAACGTCAGATTATTTATATCGATAGGAATGTAAAGCTGCTCAATGGCATGCCTGAAGCGAGTGCCGATAGTATCAGAGCTTTATTGGAGATTGCTCTTCCTGTCGCAGGAGGTTCCCAAATAGATGAGCCATGTGAGGGCAGTGATTTTTGCATTATTGGTCAACAATATCCAAATAGTGCTAATTTTGTTGATATTCCAGACTATCAGTTTTCCGACTATTCTGGTTTAGACCGCGTCGTTTATGTCTGGCCTCAGGGGTACACGTTAGCCGAAGAAGAGTGTTACTTTTATTATGTTAATCAATCATCTACAGAATCGGTGGTAAAGGGAGTGTGA
- a CDS encoding GNAT family N-acetyltransferase gives MQIRPIKIEDIDQFIVLWNRVYEEGEYLRSPAPEQSKVTEVLTRVEKESIPQFVAFDEQHLVGSVEIFPASMCGYEGEEFIHTGILGIHIDHQYRNKGLGKQLLAIAIQHGWDYGFDTIMLNVYKHNLPAIALYERFNFEHCGELGVVTLANGKRVMSQKMELKRCLLTRKF, from the coding sequence ATGCAAATCAGGCCGATCAAAATAGAAGATATTGACCAATTTATCGTACTTTGGAATCGCGTGTATGAGGAAGGTGAATATCTACGCTCACCCGCACCAGAACAAAGCAAGGTGACCGAGGTGTTAACGCGTGTAGAAAAGGAATCCATTCCCCAGTTCGTCGCGTTTGATGAACAACATTTGGTTGGTAGCGTCGAAATATTTCCGGCCAGCATGTGTGGTTATGAGGGTGAGGAATTTATCCACACAGGTATTCTTGGTATTCATATCGATCATCAGTATCGAAATAAAGGGCTTGGTAAACAGCTTCTCGCCATCGCTATTCAACATGGATGGGATTATGGTTTTGACACTATTATGCTCAATGTTTACAAGCACAACCTTCCCGCTATCGCGCTATATGAACGTTTTAACTTTGAACATTGTGGAGAATTAGGCGTCGTCACTTTAGCAAATGGCAAGCGTGTCATGAGCCAAAAGATGGAATTAAAGCGCTGCTTACTGACAAGAAAATTCTGA
- a CDS encoding HAD family hydrolase — MIYLFDWGNTLMVDVPHAQGKMCDWEHVETIPKAREMLSELSQNHSIYIATSASDSRLEDVQKAFQRVELDPFISGYFCYANLGVKKNHPAFYQAIAAQLKVKPTQLTMVGDLPQKDIYPAMKAGLNTIWFNPKQLTAPEQSIPHQIHCLSELI, encoded by the coding sequence ATGATTTATCTTTTCGATTGGGGTAACACCTTAATGGTCGATGTTCCCCATGCACAAGGAAAAATGTGCGATTGGGAGCACGTAGAAACCATCCCTAAAGCAAGAGAAATGCTCTCGGAGTTGTCACAGAACCACTCTATTTATATCGCGACCAGTGCATCCGATTCACGATTAGAAGATGTACAAAAAGCGTTCCAGCGTGTCGAACTCGATCCATTCATCTCTGGCTATTTTTGTTATGCGAACCTTGGCGTTAAGAAAAACCACCCCGCTTTCTATCAAGCGATTGCAGCGCAACTTAAGGTAAAACCAACGCAACTTACGATGGTTGGCGATCTTCCCCAGAAAGATATCTATCCAGCAATGAAGGCTGGGTTAAACACGATTTGGTTCAACCCTAAACAGTTAACTGCACCTGAGCAGTCTATACCTCACCAAATCCACTGCTTATCCGAGCTTATTTAA
- a CDS encoding NapC/NirT family cytochrome c, translated as MSMKKRYVALLVAAGVGLGWLTLGGSAAVMHYTSDTEFCLSCHSMEIPYKEYQGSVHFSNAKGIRAECSDCHIPQEPMDYLITKIRASKDIYHEFVTGKIDTPEKYEAHRTELAEMVWEQFRENDSATCRSCHDFDAMEEFEQSRDAAKMHAYGKANDQTCIDCHKGVAHFAPEAELDSKAFETLMSFTTKTAVDAKVVYPVTTINMGDFGTINPTTKLDVVKSEGDNRTVKIDAFQMKGAEQVLYMGEGQRAIVATLSEQGQQAVDAGEFKADVYGNEWRPVSLTATIDSPVVDTLEPVWSYAEELDNVYCATCHAKIPSNHFTVNAWGPVAKSMGDRTDITAENLEILTKFFQHHAKDVVGH; from the coding sequence ATGTCGATGAAAAAAAGATATGTTGCTCTGCTCGTCGCTGCTGGCGTCGGCTTGGGCTGGTTAACCTTGGGCGGTTCTGCCGCTGTTATGCACTACACTTCTGATACGGAGTTTTGTCTCTCCTGCCACTCTATGGAAATCCCTTATAAAGAGTATCAAGGCTCTGTTCACTTCAGTAATGCCAAAGGCATTCGTGCAGAATGTTCAGACTGTCACATTCCGCAAGAGCCAATGGACTATTTGATCACTAAGATCCGCGCGTCGAAAGACATCTATCATGAGTTCGTTACTGGTAAGATTGATACGCCAGAAAAATACGAAGCACACCGTACTGAACTTGCTGAGATGGTTTGGGAGCAGTTCCGTGAAAACGATTCGGCAACCTGTCGTTCTTGTCACGACTTCGATGCAATGGAAGAGTTCGAGCAATCACGTGATGCGGCGAAGATGCACGCATACGGCAAAGCGAATGATCAAACGTGTATCGACTGCCACAAAGGTGTTGCGCACTTTGCTCCTGAAGCGGAGCTTGATAGTAAAGCCTTTGAAACACTGATGAGCTTCACAACCAAGACAGCTGTAGACGCGAAAGTGGTTTACCCAGTGACGACGATCAACATGGGCGACTTTGGTACGATTAACCCAACAACGAAATTAGACGTTGTGAAATCAGAGGGTGATAACCGCACCGTTAAGATCGATGCATTCCAAATGAAAGGTGCAGAGCAAGTGCTTTACATGGGTGAAGGTCAACGCGCGATTGTTGCAACACTATCCGAACAAGGCCAACAAGCCGTTGACGCGGGCGAGTTCAAAGCAGATGTGTACGGCAATGAATGGCGTCCTGTTTCTCTAACGGCAACGATCGATTCACCAGTGGTTGATACGCTAGAGCCGGTTTGGTCATACGCAGAAGAGTTGGACAATGTTTACTGTGCAACTTGTCACGCGAAAATTCCTTCAAATCACTTTACTGTGAACGCATGGGGTCCTGTAGCGAAGAGTATGGGTGATCGCACGGATATTACCGCTGAAAACCTAGAAATTTTGACTAAGTTCTTCCAGCACCACGCGAAAGATGTGGTTGGTCACTAA
- a CDS encoding molybdopterin guanine dinucleotide-containing S/N-oxide reductase — MTNLTRRGFLKGTGLTAGALAFTSLTPMSALASDKRGSGVLTAGRMGPMLCEVKDGKLVSTTNALAQTVPNSLQTTGPDQVHTKARVKYPMVRKGFLANPSAPEGVRGSDEFIRVSWDEVYKLIHEQHMRIRKEHGAESVFAGSYGWRSSGVLHKAQTLLQRYMSMAGGYSGHLGDYSTGAAQVIMPHVVGSIEVYEQQTTYPVVLEHSDVVVLWGLNPINTLKIAWSSTDCAGLEFFHQLKKSGKTVIAIDPMRSETIEFFGDNAQWIAPHPMTDVAMMMGIAHTLVKQGKHDKEFLAKYTTGYDVFEAYLMGKEDGVEKSAEWASKICGVPVKQLELLADIFSNNRTMLMSGWGMQRQQYGEQRHWMLVTLATMLGQIGLPGGGFGLSYHYSNGGNPARDAGVLPAISASLGGGSSAGNDWAVSGSVNAFPVARIVEALENPGMSYHHNGHDLTFPEIKMIWWAGGANFTHHQDTNRLIKAWQKPELIVISEPYWTAAAKHADIVLPITTSFERNDMTMTGDYSNQHLVPMKQVVEPQGEARNDFDVFADMAELLAPGGRDVYTEGKTEMEWLYGFYKAAQQGGRGQRIAMPNFSKFWEDNQLIEMKWNDKNAQFVRYAEFRENPIMNPLGTPSGKFEIFSRTIEGYQLEDCPPHPTWLEPTEYTGNATDGELQLMTAHSAHRLHSQFNYAKLREKYAIADREPISIHPEDAKTRGIKTGDLVRAYNGRGQVLVGALVTDGIKQGSVCIHEGGWPDLDPKTGICKNGGCNVLTLDIPTSRLANGCAANSALVRIEKYDGPVLELTAFTPPKNA; from the coding sequence ATGACTAATTTAACTCGTCGCGGATTTCTAAAAGGCACCGGACTAACCGCAGGTGCGTTGGCATTTACTTCATTGACACCAATGAGTGCATTGGCTTCAGATAAACGAGGTTCAGGTGTACTAACGGCAGGTCGTATGGGCCCAATGTTGTGTGAAGTGAAAGATGGCAAGCTGGTTTCAACCACAAACGCATTGGCACAAACGGTTCCAAACAGCCTACAAACAACGGGCCCAGATCAAGTTCATACTAAAGCGCGCGTTAAGTACCCTATGGTACGTAAAGGCTTTTTGGCAAATCCATCGGCGCCAGAGGGTGTGCGTGGTAGCGATGAATTTATTCGCGTGTCTTGGGATGAAGTTTACAAGCTGATTCACGAGCAACACATGCGTATTCGCAAAGAGCACGGTGCGGAATCTGTATTCGCAGGCTCTTACGGATGGCGCTCAAGCGGCGTATTGCATAAAGCTCAAACGCTATTGCAACGTTACATGAGTATGGCGGGCGGTTACTCAGGTCACTTGGGTGACTATTCTACGGGTGCTGCTCAAGTGATCATGCCGCACGTTGTGGGTTCTATCGAAGTTTACGAACAACAAACGACTTATCCAGTGGTACTTGAGCATAGTGATGTTGTCGTGCTTTGGGGTCTTAACCCAATCAACACGCTGAAAATCGCGTGGAGCTCAACAGACTGCGCAGGTCTTGAATTCTTCCATCAGCTTAAGAAGTCTGGCAAAACGGTTATCGCTATCGACCCAATGCGTTCTGAGACGATTGAGTTCTTTGGTGATAACGCACAGTGGATTGCGCCTCACCCTATGACTGATGTGGCGATGATGATGGGTATCGCACATACGTTGGTTAAACAAGGTAAACACGACAAAGAATTCCTTGCGAAGTACACCACTGGCTACGATGTTTTCGAAGCTTACCTCATGGGTAAAGAAGATGGCGTTGAGAAGTCAGCTGAGTGGGCGTCTAAGATCTGTGGCGTGCCAGTGAAACAGCTTGAATTGCTTGCGGATATCTTTAGCAATAATCGCACAATGCTGATGTCTGGTTGGGGGATGCAGCGTCAGCAGTACGGTGAGCAACGCCACTGGATGTTAGTCACTCTAGCAACCATGTTGGGCCAAATCGGTTTACCAGGTGGTGGTTTCGGTTTGTCTTACCACTACTCAAATGGCGGTAACCCAGCACGTGATGCTGGCGTACTACCGGCAATTTCAGCCTCACTCGGTGGCGGCTCTTCTGCAGGCAACGACTGGGCGGTTTCTGGCTCTGTGAATGCATTCCCAGTCGCACGCATTGTTGAAGCGTTAGAAAACCCTGGCATGAGCTACCACCACAATGGTCATGACTTAACGTTCCCAGAGATCAAGATGATTTGGTGGGCAGGCGGTGCGAACTTTACTCACCACCAAGACACTAACCGTTTGATCAAAGCGTGGCAAAAACCTGAGCTGATCGTTATCTCTGAACCATACTGGACAGCGGCAGCAAAGCACGCGGATATTGTTCTACCTATCACCACATCGTTCGAGCGTAACGATATGACCATGACAGGTGACTACAGTAACCAACACCTCGTGCCAATGAAGCAAGTGGTTGAGCCCCAAGGTGAAGCGCGTAACGACTTCGATGTATTTGCGGATATGGCAGAACTACTTGCTCCGGGTGGACGTGATGTTTACACCGAAGGCAAAACTGAAATGGAATGGCTGTATGGCTTCTACAAGGCAGCACAGCAAGGCGGTCGTGGTCAACGCATCGCAATGCCAAACTTCAGTAAGTTCTGGGAAGATAATCAGTTAATCGAGATGAAGTGGAACGATAAGAACGCTCAGTTTGTTCGTTATGCAGAGTTCCGTGAGAATCCGATCATGAACCCATTAGGCACACCAAGCGGTAAGTTTGAGATCTTTTCTCGTACCATCGAGGGCTACCAGCTAGAAGATTGTCCTCCACACCCAACTTGGTTGGAACCAACTGAATACACGGGTAACGCAACTGACGGTGAGCTGCAGTTAATGACGGCGCACTCAGCGCATCGCCTACACAGCCAGTTCAACTACGCGAAACTTCGTGAAAAGTATGCGATTGCTGATCGTGAACCGATCTCTATTCACCCAGAAGATGCAAAAACGCGTGGTATTAAGACAGGTGATCTTGTCCGAGCTTACAACGGTCGTGGCCAAGTTCTGGTGGGGGCATTGGTTACTGATGGTATCAAGCAAGGCTCTGTATGTATCCATGAAGGTGGTTGGCCAGATCTAGACCCGAAAACAGGCATCTGTAAGAACGGGGGCTGTAACGTTCTAACGCTCGATATTCCAACCTCTCGTCTTGCGAACGGTTGTGCGGCAAACTCTGCATTGGTCCGTATCGAGAAGTACGACGGCCCAGTGCTAGAGCTAACGGCATTTACACCACCTAAGAATGCTTAA
- the thiE gene encoding thiamine phosphate synthase, producing MNAYRLYLVTDDQQDLATLKRVVRKAVEGGVTMVQIREKHGDVRAFIERAQAVKAILKDTDVPLIINDRVDVALAVDADGVHLGQSDMPATVARELIGPNKILGLSIENEEQLAQADSLPIDYIGLSAIFATPTKTNTKKHWGTDGLKIALSTTSLPIVAIGGINESNIPQLSATGVHGLALVSAICHAEDPKAASEYLLSLMS from the coding sequence ATGAACGCCTATCGTTTATATTTAGTCACCGATGACCAGCAAGATTTAGCCACACTAAAGCGTGTTGTGAGAAAAGCCGTGGAAGGTGGCGTGACTATGGTACAAATTCGTGAAAAACACGGCGATGTACGAGCATTTATCGAACGAGCTCAAGCAGTCAAAGCGATTCTCAAAGATACCGATGTGCCTTTGATCATCAATGACCGCGTCGATGTCGCGCTGGCTGTCGATGCTGATGGTGTCCACCTCGGACAATCAGATATGCCGGCAACCGTTGCTCGTGAGTTAATTGGACCAAACAAAATTCTTGGCCTATCCATCGAAAATGAAGAGCAACTTGCACAAGCAGATTCTTTGCCGATTGATTACATTGGTCTCAGTGCCATCTTCGCAACACCAACCAAAACCAACACCAAAAAGCACTGGGGTACTGATGGTCTGAAGATCGCTCTAAGCACGACCTCACTACCGATTGTTGCCATTGGCGGCATTAACGAAAGTAACATTCCTCAGCTTAGCGCCACTGGTGTTCATGGCTTGGCTTTGGTTTCAGCAATTTGCCACGCTGAAGATCCCAAAGCAGCATCGGAATATCTACTAAGCCTGATGAGCTAA
- the thiM gene encoding hydroxyethylthiazole kinase, which translates to MLIEQITQALTAVRQQKPLVVNITNYVVMNNTANALLAIGASPIMAHSKQEMAEMMSFAGSLVINIGTLDSVWTPRMSYAVEQANANGKIVVLDPVGCGASSLRTETSREIARLADKLIIRGNASEIIALAGEQAQSKGVDALDSSDAALGAANFLVAEYGANVVISGETDYIVTKEQTVQLNNGHEMMPYVTGMGCTLTALTGAFAAVGDETGLAAAAVLGVVGEIAAEQARGPGSLQMNLLDELYQLDEETLAKRLKLQVS; encoded by the coding sequence ATGTTAATTGAACAAATCACCCAAGCATTAACGGCAGTACGCCAGCAAAAGCCATTGGTCGTCAACATCACTAACTACGTGGTGATGAACAACACGGCAAACGCCCTATTGGCTATCGGTGCTTCCCCAATCATGGCGCACTCCAAACAAGAAATGGCAGAGATGATGTCGTTCGCTGGTTCACTGGTTATCAATATCGGTACCCTAGATAGCGTTTGGACACCGCGTATGAGTTATGCCGTAGAGCAAGCCAATGCCAATGGCAAAATCGTTGTGCTCGATCCTGTCGGTTGTGGAGCAAGCTCACTACGTACCGAGACATCACGTGAGATCGCACGCCTTGCAGACAAACTCATCATCCGTGGTAACGCCTCAGAAATCATTGCTCTTGCTGGCGAGCAAGCACAAAGCAAAGGCGTCGATGCGCTAGACAGTAGCGACGCAGCGCTTGGTGCAGCCAACTTCTTAGTCGCAGAGTACGGTGCAAACGTGGTGATTTCTGGCGAGACCGATTACATCGTCACAAAAGAGCAGACCGTGCAGCTAAACAATGGTCACGAGATGATGCCATACGTAACCGGAATGGGCTGTACGCTAACGGCACTGACAGGCGCATTTGCTGCTGTTGGTGATGAAACGGGACTTGCTGCGGCGGCGGTACTTGGCGTTGTTGGTGAAATTGCTGCGGAACAAGCTCGAGGACCTGGTAGCCTGCAAATGAACCTGTTGGATGAGCTTTACCAGTTGGATGAAGAAACGCTCGCCAAGCGCCTAAAACTGCAAGTGAGCTAA
- the tenA gene encoding thiaminase II — protein MTYQDLIDACRQDWQEYTEHAFVQQLAQGTLAQPCFLHYLKQDFLFLKQYARAYALAIYKARTLDDMRRALPSVHALLDSEIAHHVTYCEQWGLTESDLENEPEDFGTVAYTRYVLDAGMTGDLVDLYAALAPCSIGYGVIGKMLIEDENTVIEGNPYASWINLYGGEEFQSGVAKGAEHFNQLLAEIDINSQRGQNLIQVFKTATRMEVAFWQQGLNAQQD, from the coding sequence ATGACATACCAAGATTTGATCGACGCTTGCCGCCAAGATTGGCAAGAATACACCGAGCATGCTTTCGTGCAGCAATTGGCGCAAGGCACTCTGGCTCAACCTTGTTTTCTGCATTATCTAAAGCAGGATTTTCTGTTCCTAAAACAGTACGCTCGAGCTTACGCATTAGCGATCTACAAAGCGCGTACTTTGGATGACATGCGCCGCGCTCTCCCAAGCGTACATGCATTGCTCGATTCTGAAATCGCCCACCACGTGACTTACTGTGAGCAATGGGGATTAACTGAATCTGACTTAGAAAACGAGCCAGAAGATTTCGGCACTGTGGCTTACACCCGTTACGTTTTGGATGCAGGTATGACGGGGGATCTCGTTGATCTTTACGCGGCACTAGCGCCATGTTCTATCGGCTATGGTGTGATTGGTAAGATGCTGATTGAAGATGAAAACACGGTAATCGAAGGTAACCCATACGCAAGTTGGATTAACCTCTACGGTGGTGAAGAGTTCCAATCTGGTGTCGCAAAAGGTGCAGAACACTTTAATCAGTTATTGGCGGAAATCGATATCAACAGCCAGCGCGGTCAAAACCTGATTCAGGTATTCAAAACTGCAACGCGTATGGAAGTGGCATTCTGGCAACAAGGTCTGAACGCTCAGCAAGATTAA
- a CDS encoding ABC transporter substrate-binding protein, with translation MNKNKLMSAAALLASVVSTNVLGAEKEMTLMLDWFVNPNHGPIVIAKERGYFKEQGLKVNIQEPADPSTPPKLVAAGKVDMAISYQPSLTIDVAAGLPLIRSATLIATPLNTLMVLDNGKNENLGDLKGKKIGIAIAGNEEATIGTMLAQENVKFSEVQIINVGWALSSSLASGKVDAIWGGLRNFETNQLALEGYKAKAFFPEEHGVPAYDELVFVANANSYDKDAIKAFNKALEQATTYIVNHPKASWKEFVAYSPDTLNNELNQRAWNDTLTRFALRPSAVDLKRYDDYAEFMYSQNIIETLPKAKDYVPNFD, from the coding sequence GTGAATAAAAATAAACTTATGAGCGCTGCTGCTCTACTCGCTTCAGTGGTATCAACCAACGTACTTGGTGCCGAAAAAGAGATGACGCTAATGCTGGATTGGTTCGTCAACCCAAACCATGGTCCTATCGTGATCGCCAAAGAGCGTGGTTACTTCAAAGAGCAAGGTCTGAAAGTCAACATTCAAGAGCCCGCAGACCCAAGCACACCACCTAAGTTGGTCGCGGCAGGTAAAGTCGACATGGCGATTTCTTACCAACCAAGCCTGACAATTGATGTCGCGGCTGGCTTGCCATTAATCCGCTCTGCGACTCTGATTGCTACGCCACTCAACACGCTGATGGTGTTGGATAACGGTAAGAACGAAAACCTTGGTGATTTGAAAGGCAAAAAGATCGGTATTGCGATCGCAGGTAACGAAGAAGCAACTATCGGCACCATGCTAGCTCAAGAGAACGTGAAGTTTTCTGAAGTACAAATCATCAACGTAGGTTGGGCACTGTCTTCATCTCTCGCATCTGGCAAAGTAGATGCGATTTGGGGCGGTCTACGTAACTTCGAAACCAACCAACTTGCACTAGAGGGTTACAAAGCCAAAGCTTTCTTCCCTGAAGAACACGGCGTGCCAGCATATGACGAGTTGGTGTTCGTAGCGAATGCAAACTCCTACGACAAAGACGCGATCAAAGCATTCAACAAAGCGCTAGAGCAAGCGACTACTTACATCGTTAATCATCCAAAAGCGTCTTGGAAAGAGTTCGTGGCTTATTCACCAGACACCCTCAACAACGAACTTAACCAACGCGCTTGGAACGACACGCTAACTCGTTTCGCTCTTCGTCCATCCGCAGTAGATCTGAAACGCTACGATGATTATGCCGAATTCATGTATTCACAAAACATCATCGAAACACTGCCAAAAGCAAAAGATTACGTACCGAACTTTGACTAA